In a genomic window of Urocitellus parryii isolate mUroPar1 chromosome 11, mUroPar1.hap1, whole genome shotgun sequence:
- the Tex46 gene encoding testis-expressed protein 46 has product MLGELMLVFRNFLAILASSGTLGALVAWLISYKPVLFGFLFLLLLLSNWLVKHELKPTSSENCQEEAMNSKTPEAHANNNNLNTKQMERLQACFALQDKILERLLFSELKLKVLENQMFIIWNKLNHPKRSSRHRHFPTKKDKTRRHDESTFSILSDCTSNSPT; this is encoded by the exons ATGTTGGGGGAACTGATGCTTGTTTTTAGGAATTTCCTTGCCATACTTGCTTCCTCGGGCACCCTGGGAGCTTTGGTGGCTTGGTTGATAAGCTATAAGCCAGTTTTGTTTGGGTTCCTATTCCTTCTACTGTTGCTTAGCAACTGGCTGGTGAAGCATGAACTCAAGCCCACCTCCTCAGAGAACTGTCAG GAGGAGGCCATGAATTCAAAGACTCCGGAAGCCCACGCCAACAACAATAACCTGAACACAAAACAAATGGAGAGGCTGCAGGCCTGCTTTGCGCTCCAGGACAAGATCCTTGAACGGCTTTTGTTCAGTGAACTAAAGCTGAAGGTCTTGGAAAATCAGATGTTCATCATATGGAATAAATTGAATCACCCTAAGCGATCAAGCAGACATCGACATTTCCCCACGAAGAAAGACAAAACGAGGAGGCATGATGAGTCCACGTTTTCCATCCTCTCTGATTGTACTTCCAACTCCCCCACCTAA